In Juglans regia cultivar Chandler chromosome 13, Walnut 2.0, whole genome shotgun sequence, the following proteins share a genomic window:
- the LOC108997219 gene encoding protein TOPLESS-RELATED PROTEIN 2-like isoform X1, translating to MSSLSRELVFLILQFLDEEKFKETVHKLEQESGFFFNMKHFEDQVQAGEWDEVERYLCGFTKVEDNRYSMKIFFEIRKQKYLEALDRQDRAKAVEILVKDLKVFASFNEELFKEITQLLTLENFRQNEQLSKYGDTKSARNIMLIELKKLIEANPLFRDKLVFPSFKSSRLRTLINQSLNWQHQLCKNPRPNPDIKTLFMDHSCSPTSNGARPPPTNSPLMGPIPKAGAFPPIGAHGPFQPVVSPTPGAIAGWMSSTNPSLPHAAMAAGSPGLVQPSSAAAFLKHPRTPTGVTGMDYQSADSEHLKRIRIGQSDEVSFSGVMHTPNVCSQDDLHKVVVRTLNQGSNVMSMDFHPQQQTILLVGTNVGDISLWEVGSRERLAHKPFKFWDISAASKPLQTTLLNDAAISVNRCVWGPDGLMLGVAFSKHIVQIYTYNPTGELRQHLEIDAHVGGVNDIAFAHPNKQLCIVTCGDDKMIKVWDAGTGRRQYTFEGHEAPVYSVCPHYKENIQFIFSTAIDGKIKAWLYDCLRSRVDYDAPGLWCTMMAYSADGTRLFSCGTSKEGESHLVEWNESEGAIKRTYSGFRKRSLGVVQFDTTRNRFLAAGDDFQIKFWDMDNTNMLIAVDADGGLPASSRLRFNKEGSLLAVTTSDNGFKILANNDGVRLIRMLESRAIDKNRGPSEAINSKPLLGTSLGPFANVSPVAAPTQERPDRTPPVSVSSLGTMDNSRLLDVKPRILDDVDKISSWKTSDIVDTTQLKVLRLPDSITAGKVVRLIYTNSGLALLALVSNAVHKLWKWQRSERNPPGKATAYVVPQLWQPPNGTLMSNDVNDGKSAEECAACIALSKNDSYVMSASGGKVSLFNMMTFKVMTTFMSPPPAATFLAFHPQDNNIIAIGMEDSSIQIYNVRVDEVKTKLKGHQNRITGLAFSQTLNVLVSSGADTQLCVWSIDGWEKKKSRFIQAPAGRQSPLVGETKVQFHNDQANLLVVHESQIAIYDSKLECLRSWSWSAKDTTTAPISSAIYSCDGLLVYASFYDGSVGVFDVDSLRIRCRISPSAYLPSSAVSTSPVYPLVIAAHPSEPSQIALGMSDGTVYVAEPLDVEHKWGAQSCQDNGSIPSNSSNPSPSGQASELPPR from the exons ATGTCTTCCTTAAGTAGGGAGTTGGTGTTTTTGATTTTGCAGTTCTTGGATGAGGAGAAATTCAAGGAAACAGTTCATAA GTTAGAGCAAGAGTCTGGCTTTTTCTTCAATATGAAGCATTTCGAGGATCAGGTCCAGGCAGGTGAATGGGATGAAGTTGAGCGCTATTTATGTGGCTTCACTAAGGTAGAGGATAACCGATATTCAATGaagattttctttgaaattagGAAGCAGAAGTACTTGGAAGCTCTGGATAG GCAGGATCGAGCAAAGGCTGTCGAGATTCTTGTGAAAGACCTTAAGGTTTTTGCATCCTTTAATGAAGAACTTTTCAAGGAGATTACTCAGTTGCTTACTCTTGAAAACTTTAG GCAAAATGAGCAGCTTTCCAAGTATGGAGACACAAAATCagctagaaacatcatgctTATAGAACTCAAAAAGCTGATTGAAGCAAACCCTCTGTTTCGTGATAAGCTTGTGTTTCCATCCTTCAAAAGTTCACGACTAAGGACTTTAATTAACCAGAG TCTAAACTGGCAGCATCAACTTTGCAAGAATCCTCGTCCAAACCCTGATATTAAAACACTATTCATGGATCATTCTTGCTCTCCAACGAGTAATGGAGCTCGTCCACCTCCCACAAACAGCCCCCTGATGGGGCCAATTCCTAAGGCTGGGGCGTTTCCCCCAATTGGTGCCCATGGT CCATTTCAGCCTGTTGTTTCCCCAACTCCTGGTGCTATTGCTGGGTGGATGTCAAGCACCAATCCTTCTTTACCTCATGCTGCCATGGCAGCAGGCTCACCTGGTCTTGTGCAGCCTTCTAGTGCAG CTGCATTCTTGAAACACCCAAGGACCCCCACTGGTGTAACAGGCATGGATTATCAATCTGCTGATTCTGAGCACTTGAAGCGCATTCGTATTGGCCAGTCTGATGAG GTGTCCTTTTCTGGTGTAATGCATACTCCTAATGTCTGTTCACAAGATGACCTTCACAAAGTTGTTGTGCGGACGCTCAATCAAGGATCTAATGTCATGAGCATGGACTTTCATCCACAGCAGCAAACAATTCTTTTAG TTGGGACAAATGTTGGTGACATTAGCCTTTGGGAAGTTGGGTCTCGGGAAAGGTTGGCACACAAGCCGTTCAAGTTTTGGGATATCTCGGCTGCTTCTAAGCCATTGCAG ACAACATTGCTCAATGATGCTGCGATATCAGTGAATAGATGTGTTTGGGGGCCTGATGGACTTATGCTTG GTGTTGCATTTTCCAAACATATTgttcaaatatatacatacaatccAACTGGAGAACTGAGACAACATTTGGAG ATTGATGCTCATGTTGGTGGTGTTAATGACATTGCATTTGCCCATCCCAACAAGCAATTGTGTATTGTCACGTGTGGTGATGATAAGATGATTAAG GTATGGGATGCTGGAACCGGTCGTAGACAATACACTTTTGAAGGCCATGAAGCTCCTGTTTATTCAGTCTGCCCTCATTACAAAGAAAATATCcaa TTTATTTTCTCTACTGCCATTGATGGGAAAATCAAAGCTTGGCTGTATGATTGCTTGAGATCCAGAGTGGATTACGATGCTCCTGGACTGTGGTGCACCATGATGGCATATAGTGCAGATGGAACCAG GCTCTTCTCATGTGGAACAAGTAAAGAAGGTGAATCACATCTAGTTGAGTGGAATGAGAGTGAAGGAGCAATAAAACGGACATATTCTGGTTTCAGGAAGCGCTCCTTAGGTGTTGTCCAGTTTGACACAACTAGGAACCGGTTCTTAGCTGCAGGTGATGACTTTCAAATCAAGTTCTGGGATATGGACAATACCAATATGTTGATAGCTGTTGATGCAGATGGTGGATTGCCT GCTAGTTCTAGACTGAGATTCAACAAGGAGGGGTCACTGTTGGCAGTCACAACTAGTGACAATGGTTTCAAGATTTTAGCCAACAACGATGGTGTGCGCTTAATAAGGATGTTGGAGAGCAGGGCCATTGATAAGAATCGAGGCCCTTCTGAAGCCATTAACTCTAAG CCTCTGCTTGGTACGTCTTTAGGCCCATTTGCAAATGTTTCTCCTGTTGCTGCTCCCACACAGGAACGTCCCGATAGAACCCCTCCTGTATCTGTCAGCAGTCTA GGTACCATGGACAATAGCAGGCTTCTTGATGTCAAACCGCGGATATTAGATGATGTAGACAAAATTTCGAGCTGGAAAACATCTGATATTGTGGACACAACTCAACTCAAGGTTCTACGACTGCCCGACTCCATAACAGCAGGCAAG GTTGTGCGACTGATCTACACTAACAGTGGCCTAGCTCTACTGGCCCTTGTTTCCAATGCTGTTCACAAACTTTGGAAATGGCAACGGAGTGAAAGGAATCCACCAGGAAAG GCCACTGCATATGTAGTGCCACAGTTGTGGCAGCCTCCCAATGGAACTCTTATGAGTAATGATGTAAATGACGGTAAATCAGCTGAAGAGTGTGCTGCATGTATTGCTTTATCAAAAAATGATTCTTATGTCATGTCTGCATCTGGTGGGAAGGTCTCTTTGTTCAACATGATGACATTTAAG GTCATGACAACATTTATGTCCCCACCTCCTGCAGCCACTTTCTTGGCATTCCACCCCcaagataataatataattgcCATTGGCATGGAGGATTCTTctattcaaatatataatgtcaGGGTTGATGAG gtcaaaaccaaactcaaaggTCACCAGAATCGGATTACAGGGCTTGCATTTTCCCAAACTTTAAATGTTCTCGTTTCTTCAGGAGCTGATACACAG TTATGTGTCTGGAGCATTGATGggtgggagaagaagaaatcaaGGTTCATTCAAGCACCAGCTGGTCGCCAATCCCCACTGGTTGGAGAAACTAAAGTTCAGTTCCATAATGATCAAGCAAATCTATTGGTTGTACATGAAAGTCAAATTGCTATCTATGACAGCAAGCTCGAATGTTTGCGCTCA TGGTCTTGGTCTGCAAAAGACACAACTACAGCTCCAATCTCGAGTGCAATATATTCATGTGATGGTTTACTCGTTTATGCTTCTTTCTATGACGGTTCTGTTGGAGTTTTTGACGTGGATAGTTTAAGGATCAGATGTCGGATATCACCTTCTGCTTACCTACCATCCTCTGCTGTTAG CACCAGCCCGGTCTACCCGTTGGTTATAGCTGCTCATCCATCCGAGCCTAGCCAGATTGCACTCGGCATGAGCGATGGCACAGTATATGTAGCCGAGCCATTAGATGTAGAGCACAAGTGGGGTGCTCAATCTTGTCAAGATAATGGATCAATACCTTCTAATTCATCGAATCCTTCCCCGAGTGGTCAAGCATCAGAGCTTCCTCCTAGGTAA
- the LOC108997219 gene encoding protein TOPLESS-RELATED PROTEIN 2-like isoform X3 — translation MLIELKKLIEANPLFRDKLVFPSFKSSRLRTLINQSLNWQHQLCKNPRPNPDIKTLFMDHSCSPTSNGARPPPTNSPLMGPIPKAGAFPPIGAHGPFQPVVSPTPGAIAGWMSSTNPSLPHAAMAAGSPGLVQPSSAAAFLKHPRTPTGVTGMDYQSADSEHLKRIRIGQSDEVSFSGVMHTPNVCSQDDLHKVVVRTLNQGSNVMSMDFHPQQQTILLVGTNVGDISLWEVGSRERLAHKPFKFWDISAASKPLQTTLLNDAAISVNRCVWGPDGLMLGVAFSKHIVQIYTYNPTGELRQHLEIDAHVGGVNDIAFAHPNKQLCIVTCGDDKMIKVWDAGTGRRQYTFEGHEAPVYSVCPHYKENIQFIFSTAIDGKIKAWLYDCLRSRVDYDAPGLWCTMMAYSADGTRLFSCGTSKEGESHLVEWNESEGAIKRTYSGFRKRSLGVVQFDTTRNRFLAAGDDFQIKFWDMDNTNMLIAVDADGGLPASSRLRFNKEGSLLAVTTSDNGFKILANNDGVRLIRMLESRAIDKNRGPSEAINSKPLLGTSLGPFANVSPVAAPTQERPDRTPPVSVSSLGTMDNSRLLDVKPRILDDVDKISSWKTSDIVDTTQLKVLRLPDSITAGKVVRLIYTNSGLALLALVSNAVHKLWKWQRSERNPPGKATAYVVPQLWQPPNGTLMSNDVNDGKSAEECAACIALSKNDSYVMSASGGKVSLFNMMTFKVMTTFMSPPPAATFLAFHPQDNNIIAIGMEDSSIQIYNVRVDEVKTKLKGHQNRITGLAFSQTLNVLVSSGADTQLCVWSIDGWEKKKSRFIQAPAGRQSPLVGETKVQFHNDQANLLVVHESQIAIYDSKLECLRSWSWSAKDTTTAPISSAIYSCDGLLVYASFYDGSVGVFDVDSLRIRCRISPSAYLPSSAVSTSPVYPLVIAAHPSEPSQIALGMSDGTVYVAEPLDVEHKWGAQSCQDNGSIPSNSSNPSPSGQASELPPR, via the exons atgctTATAGAACTCAAAAAGCTGATTGAAGCAAACCCTCTGTTTCGTGATAAGCTTGTGTTTCCATCCTTCAAAAGTTCACGACTAAGGACTTTAATTAACCAGAG TCTAAACTGGCAGCATCAACTTTGCAAGAATCCTCGTCCAAACCCTGATATTAAAACACTATTCATGGATCATTCTTGCTCTCCAACGAGTAATGGAGCTCGTCCACCTCCCACAAACAGCCCCCTGATGGGGCCAATTCCTAAGGCTGGGGCGTTTCCCCCAATTGGTGCCCATGGT CCATTTCAGCCTGTTGTTTCCCCAACTCCTGGTGCTATTGCTGGGTGGATGTCAAGCACCAATCCTTCTTTACCTCATGCTGCCATGGCAGCAGGCTCACCTGGTCTTGTGCAGCCTTCTAGTGCAG CTGCATTCTTGAAACACCCAAGGACCCCCACTGGTGTAACAGGCATGGATTATCAATCTGCTGATTCTGAGCACTTGAAGCGCATTCGTATTGGCCAGTCTGATGAG GTGTCCTTTTCTGGTGTAATGCATACTCCTAATGTCTGTTCACAAGATGACCTTCACAAAGTTGTTGTGCGGACGCTCAATCAAGGATCTAATGTCATGAGCATGGACTTTCATCCACAGCAGCAAACAATTCTTTTAG TTGGGACAAATGTTGGTGACATTAGCCTTTGGGAAGTTGGGTCTCGGGAAAGGTTGGCACACAAGCCGTTCAAGTTTTGGGATATCTCGGCTGCTTCTAAGCCATTGCAG ACAACATTGCTCAATGATGCTGCGATATCAGTGAATAGATGTGTTTGGGGGCCTGATGGACTTATGCTTG GTGTTGCATTTTCCAAACATATTgttcaaatatatacatacaatccAACTGGAGAACTGAGACAACATTTGGAG ATTGATGCTCATGTTGGTGGTGTTAATGACATTGCATTTGCCCATCCCAACAAGCAATTGTGTATTGTCACGTGTGGTGATGATAAGATGATTAAG GTATGGGATGCTGGAACCGGTCGTAGACAATACACTTTTGAAGGCCATGAAGCTCCTGTTTATTCAGTCTGCCCTCATTACAAAGAAAATATCcaa TTTATTTTCTCTACTGCCATTGATGGGAAAATCAAAGCTTGGCTGTATGATTGCTTGAGATCCAGAGTGGATTACGATGCTCCTGGACTGTGGTGCACCATGATGGCATATAGTGCAGATGGAACCAG GCTCTTCTCATGTGGAACAAGTAAAGAAGGTGAATCACATCTAGTTGAGTGGAATGAGAGTGAAGGAGCAATAAAACGGACATATTCTGGTTTCAGGAAGCGCTCCTTAGGTGTTGTCCAGTTTGACACAACTAGGAACCGGTTCTTAGCTGCAGGTGATGACTTTCAAATCAAGTTCTGGGATATGGACAATACCAATATGTTGATAGCTGTTGATGCAGATGGTGGATTGCCT GCTAGTTCTAGACTGAGATTCAACAAGGAGGGGTCACTGTTGGCAGTCACAACTAGTGACAATGGTTTCAAGATTTTAGCCAACAACGATGGTGTGCGCTTAATAAGGATGTTGGAGAGCAGGGCCATTGATAAGAATCGAGGCCCTTCTGAAGCCATTAACTCTAAG CCTCTGCTTGGTACGTCTTTAGGCCCATTTGCAAATGTTTCTCCTGTTGCTGCTCCCACACAGGAACGTCCCGATAGAACCCCTCCTGTATCTGTCAGCAGTCTA GGTACCATGGACAATAGCAGGCTTCTTGATGTCAAACCGCGGATATTAGATGATGTAGACAAAATTTCGAGCTGGAAAACATCTGATATTGTGGACACAACTCAACTCAAGGTTCTACGACTGCCCGACTCCATAACAGCAGGCAAG GTTGTGCGACTGATCTACACTAACAGTGGCCTAGCTCTACTGGCCCTTGTTTCCAATGCTGTTCACAAACTTTGGAAATGGCAACGGAGTGAAAGGAATCCACCAGGAAAG GCCACTGCATATGTAGTGCCACAGTTGTGGCAGCCTCCCAATGGAACTCTTATGAGTAATGATGTAAATGACGGTAAATCAGCTGAAGAGTGTGCTGCATGTATTGCTTTATCAAAAAATGATTCTTATGTCATGTCTGCATCTGGTGGGAAGGTCTCTTTGTTCAACATGATGACATTTAAG GTCATGACAACATTTATGTCCCCACCTCCTGCAGCCACTTTCTTGGCATTCCACCCCcaagataataatataattgcCATTGGCATGGAGGATTCTTctattcaaatatataatgtcaGGGTTGATGAG gtcaaaaccaaactcaaaggTCACCAGAATCGGATTACAGGGCTTGCATTTTCCCAAACTTTAAATGTTCTCGTTTCTTCAGGAGCTGATACACAG TTATGTGTCTGGAGCATTGATGggtgggagaagaagaaatcaaGGTTCATTCAAGCACCAGCTGGTCGCCAATCCCCACTGGTTGGAGAAACTAAAGTTCAGTTCCATAATGATCAAGCAAATCTATTGGTTGTACATGAAAGTCAAATTGCTATCTATGACAGCAAGCTCGAATGTTTGCGCTCA TGGTCTTGGTCTGCAAAAGACACAACTACAGCTCCAATCTCGAGTGCAATATATTCATGTGATGGTTTACTCGTTTATGCTTCTTTCTATGACGGTTCTGTTGGAGTTTTTGACGTGGATAGTTTAAGGATCAGATGTCGGATATCACCTTCTGCTTACCTACCATCCTCTGCTGTTAG CACCAGCCCGGTCTACCCGTTGGTTATAGCTGCTCATCCATCCGAGCCTAGCCAGATTGCACTCGGCATGAGCGATGGCACAGTATATGTAGCCGAGCCATTAGATGTAGAGCACAAGTGGGGTGCTCAATCTTGTCAAGATAATGGATCAATACCTTCTAATTCATCGAATCCTTCCCCGAGTGGTCAAGCATCAGAGCTTCCTCCTAGGTAA
- the LOC108997219 gene encoding protein TOPLESS-RELATED PROTEIN 2-like isoform X2: protein MSSLSRELVFLILQFLDEEKFKETVHKLEQESGFFFNMKHFEDQVQAGEWDEVERYLCGFTKVEDNRYSMKIFFEIRKQKYLEALDRQDRAKAVEILVKDLKVFASFNEELFKEITQLLTLENFRQNEQLSKYGDTKSARNIMLIELKKLIEANPLFRDKLVFPSFKSSRLRTLINQSLNWQHQLCKNPRPNPDIKTLFMDHSCSPTSNGARPPPTNSPLMGPIPKAGAFPPIGAHGPFQPVVSPTPGAIAGWMSSTNPSLPHAAMAAGSPGLVQPSSAAAFLKHPRTPTGVTGMDYQSADSEHLKRIRIGQSDEVSFSGVMHTPNVCSQDDLHKVVVRTLNQGSNVMSMDFHPQQQTILLVGTNVGDISLWEVGSRERLAHKPFKFWDISAASKPLQTTLLNDAAISVNRCVWGPDGLMLGVAFSKHIVQIYTYNPTGELRQHLEIDAHVGGVNDIAFAHPNKQLCIVTCGDDKMIKVWDAGTGRRQYTFEGHEAPVYSVCPHYKENIQFIFSTAIDGKIKAWLYDCLRSRVDYDAPGLWCTMMAYSADGTRLFSCGTSKEGESHLVEWNESEGAIKRTYSGFRKRSLGVVQFDTTRNRFLAAGDDFQIKFWDMDNTNMLIAVDADGGLPASSRLRFNKEGSLLAVTTSDNGFKILANNDGVRLIRMLESRAIDKNRGPSEAINSKPLLGTSLGPFANVSPVAAPTQERPDRTPPVSVSSLGTMDNSRLLDVKPRILDDVDKISSWKTSDIVDTTQLKVLRLPDSITAGKVVRLIYTNSGLALLALVSNAVHKLWKWQRSERNPPGKATAYVVPQLWQPPNGTLMSNDVNDGKSAEECAACIALSKNDSYVMSASGGKVSLFNMMTFKVMTTFMSPPPAATFLAFHPQDNNIIAIGMEDSSIQIYNVRVDEVKTKLKGHQNRITGLAFSQTLNVLVSSGADTQLCVWSIDGWEKKKSRFIQAPAGRQSPLVGETKVQFHNDQANLLVVHESQIAIYDSKLECLRSWSWSAKDTTTAPISSAIYSCDGLLVYASFYDGSVGVFDVDSLRIRCRISPSAYLPSSAVSPVYPLVIAAHPSEPSQIALGMSDGTVYVAEPLDVEHKWGAQSCQDNGSIPSNSSNPSPSGQASELPPR from the exons ATGTCTTCCTTAAGTAGGGAGTTGGTGTTTTTGATTTTGCAGTTCTTGGATGAGGAGAAATTCAAGGAAACAGTTCATAA GTTAGAGCAAGAGTCTGGCTTTTTCTTCAATATGAAGCATTTCGAGGATCAGGTCCAGGCAGGTGAATGGGATGAAGTTGAGCGCTATTTATGTGGCTTCACTAAGGTAGAGGATAACCGATATTCAATGaagattttctttgaaattagGAAGCAGAAGTACTTGGAAGCTCTGGATAG GCAGGATCGAGCAAAGGCTGTCGAGATTCTTGTGAAAGACCTTAAGGTTTTTGCATCCTTTAATGAAGAACTTTTCAAGGAGATTACTCAGTTGCTTACTCTTGAAAACTTTAG GCAAAATGAGCAGCTTTCCAAGTATGGAGACACAAAATCagctagaaacatcatgctTATAGAACTCAAAAAGCTGATTGAAGCAAACCCTCTGTTTCGTGATAAGCTTGTGTTTCCATCCTTCAAAAGTTCACGACTAAGGACTTTAATTAACCAGAG TCTAAACTGGCAGCATCAACTTTGCAAGAATCCTCGTCCAAACCCTGATATTAAAACACTATTCATGGATCATTCTTGCTCTCCAACGAGTAATGGAGCTCGTCCACCTCCCACAAACAGCCCCCTGATGGGGCCAATTCCTAAGGCTGGGGCGTTTCCCCCAATTGGTGCCCATGGT CCATTTCAGCCTGTTGTTTCCCCAACTCCTGGTGCTATTGCTGGGTGGATGTCAAGCACCAATCCTTCTTTACCTCATGCTGCCATGGCAGCAGGCTCACCTGGTCTTGTGCAGCCTTCTAGTGCAG CTGCATTCTTGAAACACCCAAGGACCCCCACTGGTGTAACAGGCATGGATTATCAATCTGCTGATTCTGAGCACTTGAAGCGCATTCGTATTGGCCAGTCTGATGAG GTGTCCTTTTCTGGTGTAATGCATACTCCTAATGTCTGTTCACAAGATGACCTTCACAAAGTTGTTGTGCGGACGCTCAATCAAGGATCTAATGTCATGAGCATGGACTTTCATCCACAGCAGCAAACAATTCTTTTAG TTGGGACAAATGTTGGTGACATTAGCCTTTGGGAAGTTGGGTCTCGGGAAAGGTTGGCACACAAGCCGTTCAAGTTTTGGGATATCTCGGCTGCTTCTAAGCCATTGCAG ACAACATTGCTCAATGATGCTGCGATATCAGTGAATAGATGTGTTTGGGGGCCTGATGGACTTATGCTTG GTGTTGCATTTTCCAAACATATTgttcaaatatatacatacaatccAACTGGAGAACTGAGACAACATTTGGAG ATTGATGCTCATGTTGGTGGTGTTAATGACATTGCATTTGCCCATCCCAACAAGCAATTGTGTATTGTCACGTGTGGTGATGATAAGATGATTAAG GTATGGGATGCTGGAACCGGTCGTAGACAATACACTTTTGAAGGCCATGAAGCTCCTGTTTATTCAGTCTGCCCTCATTACAAAGAAAATATCcaa TTTATTTTCTCTACTGCCATTGATGGGAAAATCAAAGCTTGGCTGTATGATTGCTTGAGATCCAGAGTGGATTACGATGCTCCTGGACTGTGGTGCACCATGATGGCATATAGTGCAGATGGAACCAG GCTCTTCTCATGTGGAACAAGTAAAGAAGGTGAATCACATCTAGTTGAGTGGAATGAGAGTGAAGGAGCAATAAAACGGACATATTCTGGTTTCAGGAAGCGCTCCTTAGGTGTTGTCCAGTTTGACACAACTAGGAACCGGTTCTTAGCTGCAGGTGATGACTTTCAAATCAAGTTCTGGGATATGGACAATACCAATATGTTGATAGCTGTTGATGCAGATGGTGGATTGCCT GCTAGTTCTAGACTGAGATTCAACAAGGAGGGGTCACTGTTGGCAGTCACAACTAGTGACAATGGTTTCAAGATTTTAGCCAACAACGATGGTGTGCGCTTAATAAGGATGTTGGAGAGCAGGGCCATTGATAAGAATCGAGGCCCTTCTGAAGCCATTAACTCTAAG CCTCTGCTTGGTACGTCTTTAGGCCCATTTGCAAATGTTTCTCCTGTTGCTGCTCCCACACAGGAACGTCCCGATAGAACCCCTCCTGTATCTGTCAGCAGTCTA GGTACCATGGACAATAGCAGGCTTCTTGATGTCAAACCGCGGATATTAGATGATGTAGACAAAATTTCGAGCTGGAAAACATCTGATATTGTGGACACAACTCAACTCAAGGTTCTACGACTGCCCGACTCCATAACAGCAGGCAAG GTTGTGCGACTGATCTACACTAACAGTGGCCTAGCTCTACTGGCCCTTGTTTCCAATGCTGTTCACAAACTTTGGAAATGGCAACGGAGTGAAAGGAATCCACCAGGAAAG GCCACTGCATATGTAGTGCCACAGTTGTGGCAGCCTCCCAATGGAACTCTTATGAGTAATGATGTAAATGACGGTAAATCAGCTGAAGAGTGTGCTGCATGTATTGCTTTATCAAAAAATGATTCTTATGTCATGTCTGCATCTGGTGGGAAGGTCTCTTTGTTCAACATGATGACATTTAAG GTCATGACAACATTTATGTCCCCACCTCCTGCAGCCACTTTCTTGGCATTCCACCCCcaagataataatataattgcCATTGGCATGGAGGATTCTTctattcaaatatataatgtcaGGGTTGATGAG gtcaaaaccaaactcaaaggTCACCAGAATCGGATTACAGGGCTTGCATTTTCCCAAACTTTAAATGTTCTCGTTTCTTCAGGAGCTGATACACAG TTATGTGTCTGGAGCATTGATGggtgggagaagaagaaatcaaGGTTCATTCAAGCACCAGCTGGTCGCCAATCCCCACTGGTTGGAGAAACTAAAGTTCAGTTCCATAATGATCAAGCAAATCTATTGGTTGTACATGAAAGTCAAATTGCTATCTATGACAGCAAGCTCGAATGTTTGCGCTCA TGGTCTTGGTCTGCAAAAGACACAACTACAGCTCCAATCTCGAGTGCAATATATTCATGTGATGGTTTACTCGTTTATGCTTCTTTCTATGACGGTTCTGTTGGAGTTTTTGACGTGGATAGTTTAAGGATCAGATGTCGGATATCACCTTCTGCTTACCTACCATCCTCTGCTGTTAG CCCGGTCTACCCGTTGGTTATAGCTGCTCATCCATCCGAGCCTAGCCAGATTGCACTCGGCATGAGCGATGGCACAGTATATGTAGCCGAGCCATTAGATGTAGAGCACAAGTGGGGTGCTCAATCTTGTCAAGATAATGGATCAATACCTTCTAATTCATCGAATCCTTCCCCGAGTGGTCAAGCATCAGAGCTTCCTCCTAGGTAA